The Flavobacterium marginilacus genome window below encodes:
- the nagB gene encoding glucosamine-6-phosphate deaminase, whose amino-acid sequence MLKSEIDKATSFEKRFENIGTVVYENSVIGSKSVAKEIADLIREKQSQNQLCILGLATGSSPKSLYAELVRLHKEEGLSFKNVVSFNLDEYYPMEPDSINSYVRFMHELLFDQVDILPENVHVPDGTLSKEAIGDYCSNYESKIEALGGIDLQVLGIGGNGHIGFNESGSLQNSKTRLVALDHITRVAASKDFSGLDNTPRTAITLGVKKIMEAKRVILLAWGEGKSNIIKDSVEGPVTNQIPATFLQEHNNTTFVLDKSAASKLTRINTPWLVENVVWTDTLIRKAVLGLAQHLKKPILMLTDADYIENGMSDLLADLGPAYDINIGIFNKLQNTITGWPGGKPNADDSKRPERAEPAQKRVLIFSPHPDDDIISMGGTFKRLHEQGHEVHIGYQTSGNIAVADDEALRFANFVCDYNIKFGIAGSEADDIYKKSVQFIQNKKNSETDIPEVRNIKGLIRKGEAQATCHFVGLPDNQIHFMELPFYETGTIEKKPLGEEDIQKTMDLIEKIKPHQIYAAGDLADPHGTHKVCLDAVFEAVKRLKEKEYMKDCWVWLYRGAWQEWGIDEIEMAVPMGPDQVLEKRKAIFKHQSQKDGVVFQGSDSREFWQRAEDRNRETAAIYHQLGLAHYAAMEAFVRWVY is encoded by the coding sequence ATGTTAAAAAGTGAAATAGACAAAGCGACAAGTTTTGAAAAACGATTTGAAAATATTGGAACTGTAGTTTATGAAAATTCGGTAATAGGTTCCAAATCGGTGGCTAAAGAAATAGCTGATTTGATAAGAGAAAAGCAGTCCCAAAATCAATTATGCATATTGGGACTTGCTACAGGATCCAGTCCAAAAAGCTTATATGCGGAACTGGTGCGCCTTCATAAAGAAGAAGGTTTGAGTTTTAAAAATGTAGTATCATTCAATTTAGATGAATATTACCCTATGGAACCCGATTCAATAAACAGTTATGTGCGGTTTATGCATGAATTACTTTTTGATCAGGTAGACATTCTTCCGGAAAATGTGCATGTTCCAGACGGAACTTTATCGAAGGAAGCAATTGGGGATTACTGCAGTAATTATGAAAGTAAGATCGAAGCGCTGGGAGGTATTGATCTGCAGGTTTTGGGAATAGGCGGTAACGGGCATATTGGATTCAATGAGTCAGGTTCGCTTCAAAATTCAAAAACGCGTTTAGTTGCTTTAGATCATATTACTCGTGTGGCAGCAAGCAAAGACTTTTCGGGTTTAGATAATACACCAAGAACAGCAATTACTCTAGGTGTAAAAAAGATTATGGAGGCCAAAAGGGTTATACTGCTGGCTTGGGGCGAAGGAAAATCAAACATTATCAAAGACTCTGTTGAAGGACCAGTGACTAATCAGATTCCGGCAACTTTTCTGCAGGAGCATAATAATACCACTTTTGTTTTAGACAAATCTGCAGCTTCAAAACTGACACGTATTAATACGCCTTGGCTGGTTGAAAATGTAGTCTGGACAGATACTCTTATCCGAAAAGCGGTTTTGGGGCTGGCGCAGCATTTGAAAAAACCAATATTAATGCTGACCGATGCCGATTATATTGAAAACGGAATGAGTGATCTGCTTGCAGATTTAGGTCCTGCTTATGATATTAATATTGGAATTTTCAATAAACTTCAGAATACCATTACCGGGTGGCCGGGAGGTAAACCTAATGCAGATGACAGTAAGCGTCCTGAGCGGGCAGAACCAGCGCAGAAAAGAGTTCTTATTTTTAGTCCTCATCCGGATGATGATATTATAAGTATGGGCGGCACCTTTAAGCGTCTGCATGAACAAGGACACGAAGTGCATATAGGTTATCAGACATCTGGAAACATTGCAGTAGCCGATGATGAAGCACTGCGTTTTGCCAATTTTGTATGTGATTACAATATAAAATTTGGAATTGCTGGCAGTGAGGCGGATGATATTTACAAAAAATCAGTTCAGTTTATTCAGAATAAAAAAAACAGCGAAACCGATATTCCAGAGGTCAGAAACATAAAAGGCCTTATCCGAAAAGGAGAAGCACAGGCCACCTGTCATTTTGTAGGATTGCCGGATAATCAGATTCATTTTATGGAACTTCCGTTTTATGAAACAGGAACGATAGAGAAAAAACCATTAGGAGAAGAAGATATTCAAAAAACGATGGATTTGATTGAGAAAATAAAGCCCCATCAAATTTATGCTGCAGGAGATCTGGCAGATCCGCATGGAACTCATAAAGTATGTTTGGATGCAGTTTTTGAAGCAGTGAAAAGACTAAAAGAAAAAGAATACATGAAAGACTGCTGGGTTTGGCTGTACAGAGGCGCATGGCAGGAATGGGGAATAGATGAAATTGAAATGGCGGTTCCGATGGGGCCAGATCAGGTGCTCGAAAAAAGAAAAGCCATTTTTAAACATCAGTCACAAAAAGACGGAGTGGTTTTTCAAGGTTCAGACAGCAGGGAATTTTGGCAGCGTGCCGAAGACCGCAACAGAGAGACAGCTGCAATATACCATCAGCTTGGATTAGCACATTATGCAGCAATGGAAGCCTTCGTAAGATGGGTATATTAG
- a CDS encoding GH92 family glycosyl hydrolase has protein sequence MRLKKILKIGNIGISLALVLLVSCKTEKTASLPKDQLKDQLVDKVYPLLDTENSRWFFFSSASRPFGMVNLSPDTEIKGDWGGGYKYTSDTIKGFSHIHEWQLSGLSVIPVTIIGESKKNIFKDFYSKFSHDTEKITPGYHSLVLDRYQITSELTSTKRVGFHKYTFPENAQKAILFNLNTVLGPCDNTDGTLEKNNDYELSGSLIMSTNFRRPKPVTVFFKIMFKTPIVSVEKDGATGNYLVSFGKSDKVVLMKAGISYTSLENAAINIQEELPHWDFDKAVTESKTEWNNLLGRIKIEGGTETDQRRFYTDLWHALQGRKMISDANGAYPDNTGEKFRIGQLPLDADGKPKFNQYNSDAFWGAQWTINTLWGLVYPEIMDEFVHSLMQYYKDGGMIPRGPSGGNDTYVMTGASATPFIVSAIQKGLVKDDLESIYQALKKNHMLNGIMGKAGYEHNTSIGGGLKYYMEKGFVPYPLPDGNFGSHQDGASQTLEYAYQDWTLAQLAKKLNHDEDYKYFMDRSKNYQNVFDKTAGWMRPKNVNGEWLANYDPYKYETGFIESNGAQSTWFVPHDISGLADLMGGKEKAADKLNTQFEAAQKLKFTSGTSHDAELHPEFSRIPINFGNQPSIQTSFVFNLLGRPDLTQYWTRNVVKETFSGLSPSTGYNGDEDQGLMGSLNVLLKIGLFQMNGGTDANPEYQIGSPIFNKVTIQLNPKYYSGRNFVIEAKNNNPGNIYINKITRSNTAVEKFSITHSDITSGGKLILEMSDKPKQ, from the coding sequence ATGAGACTAAAGAAAATTTTAAAAATCGGTAATATAGGAATAAGTTTAGCTCTCGTTTTGTTAGTATCATGTAAAACGGAAAAAACAGCTTCTCTTCCAAAGGATCAGTTAAAAGATCAGCTGGTGGATAAGGTGTATCCTTTGCTCGATACTGAGAACTCGCGGTGGTTTTTCTTTTCTTCTGCAAGCCGTCCGTTCGGTATGGTGAATTTAAGTCCCGATACGGAAATTAAAGGCGATTGGGGAGGCGGCTACAAATACACAAGTGACACCATAAAAGGCTTCAGTCATATTCATGAATGGCAGCTTTCTGGACTTTCGGTAATTCCGGTAACTATCATTGGCGAAAGCAAAAAAAATATTTTCAAAGATTTTTATTCAAAATTCAGCCATGATACCGAAAAAATAACGCCCGGATATCATTCTTTGGTACTTGACAGATATCAGATAACTTCGGAATTGACAAGCACCAAAAGAGTAGGTTTTCACAAATATACATTTCCCGAAAATGCTCAGAAAGCAATTCTTTTTAACCTAAATACAGTTTTAGGACCATGTGACAATACAGACGGAACATTAGAAAAGAACAATGATTATGAGCTTTCAGGATCATTAATAATGAGTACCAATTTTAGAAGGCCAAAACCAGTAACGGTTTTTTTTAAAATCATGTTCAAAACACCGATTGTTTCGGTAGAGAAAGATGGAGCTACAGGTAATTATTTGGTAAGTTTTGGTAAATCAGATAAAGTGGTATTAATGAAAGCGGGGATTTCTTATACCTCGCTTGAAAACGCGGCTATCAATATTCAAGAAGAATTGCCTCATTGGGATTTTGATAAAGCAGTTACAGAATCAAAAACCGAATGGAATAATCTGTTGGGCAGAATAAAAATTGAAGGCGGAACAGAAACTGATCAGCGAAGATTTTACACAGATCTTTGGCACGCGCTGCAGGGACGAAAAATGATCAGTGATGCCAATGGAGCATATCCAGATAATACAGGAGAAAAATTCAGAATCGGGCAATTGCCTCTCGATGCTGATGGAAAACCAAAATTTAATCAGTACAATTCTGATGCGTTCTGGGGTGCCCAATGGACAATAAATACCCTTTGGGGACTTGTTTATCCTGAAATAATGGACGAATTTGTTCATTCATTAATGCAGTATTACAAAGACGGCGGCATGATTCCCCGCGGTCCTTCTGGAGGAAATGATACTTATGTTATGACGGGAGCTTCGGCAACGCCTTTTATAGTTAGTGCTATTCAAAAAGGACTGGTAAAAGATGATTTGGAATCTATTTATCAGGCATTGAAAAAAAATCACATGTTAAATGGGATTATGGGAAAAGCAGGATATGAGCATAATACAAGCATTGGCGGCGGATTGAAATATTATATGGAAAAAGGTTTTGTACCTTACCCTCTCCCGGACGGTAATTTCGGGAGTCATCAGGACGGTGCCAGCCAGACATTAGAATATGCTTATCAGGATTGGACTTTGGCACAATTGGCTAAGAAATTAAATCACGATGAGGATTATAAATATTTTATGGACAGATCCAAAAACTACCAAAATGTTTTTGATAAAACAGCTGGATGGATGCGCCCAAAAAATGTGAATGGCGAATGGCTCGCAAATTATGATCCGTATAAATATGAAACCGGATTTATAGAATCGAATGGTGCACAGTCAACTTGGTTTGTACCTCACGATATAAGTGGTCTAGCAGATTTGATGGGCGGAAAAGAAAAAGCGGCTGACAAATTAAACACTCAATTTGAAGCTGCCCAAAAATTAAAGTTTACCTCCGGAACTTCGCATGATGCCGAACTGCATCCAGAGTTTAGCCGAATTCCAATCAATTTTGGAAATCAGCCGTCGATACAGACATCGTTTGTTTTTAATCTCCTTGGAAGACCTGATTTAACGCAGTATTGGACTAGAAATGTAGTAAAGGAAACTTTCAGTGGTTTATCGCCAAGCACTGGTTACAATGGGGACGAAGATCAAGGTTTGATGGGAAGTCTGAATGTGCTTCTAAAAATAGGTTTATTTCAGATGAACGGAGGGACAGATGCAAATCCTGAATACCAGATAGGAAGCCCAATCTTTAACAAAGTGACAATTCAATTGAACCCAAAATATTATTCTGGCAGAAATTTTGTTATTGAAGCCAAAAACAATAATCCAGGGAATATTTATATAAACAAAATAACTCGCAGCAATACAGCTGTAGAAAAGTTTAGTATTACTCATAGTGATATTACAAGCGGCGGAAAATTAATTTTAGAGATGTCGGATAAGCCAAAACAGTAA
- a CDS encoding alpha-N-acetylglucosaminidase has protein sequence MTKRTLSINRFMKSAASFLVFLLFVTNGYCKNDKETKTASAVLERLIGKRANEFDLIIAEKKDSNETDWFEVETTAANRVRITASSNVVICYAAYNFLRDIGAVLVSWEGNRIDLPKSWPKYSKKQSTPFKYREYLNACTFGYTTPWWDWKRWEQEIDWMAFHGINLPTALEGQEAVWQLLWKEYGLTDSQLQAHFAGPAFLPWQRMGNINGLEGPLPQDWINKKEIVQKQILQRMKALGMHPVVPAFSGYVPKAFAEKHPNSKISELNSWSGGGFESTYLLDSKDPLFKEVGKRFIEIYTKVYGEADFYLADSFNEITPPVSKEHKNEELSDYGKTIFETINEAAPKATWVMQGWLFGDNKEFWTKEATKAFLSKVPNDRLMIQDYANDRYKVWENQEAFYGKQWTYGYVHNYGGSNPVYGDLNFYRNELTSLLNNPNKGNVAGYGVMPEGLNNNSIVYEYIYDLPWSQGKESVNDWMHQYLKARYGKKTSAPVFQAWQLLLESVYSTKYWETRWWNDWAGAYLFFKRPTLKITEFKGNPGDKKKLKQALDILKKEAKNFSKESLYNYDLLDASRHYYSLIIDEQLMECVKAYQSKDIKKGDELFKKIEKHALDIDNMLLGQPLNSLNNWVKSASDYGNTPDESKLYIKNAKTLITLWGGEGHLNDYASRSWRGMYASFYWPRWKMFLQDLRKSSANNIPFDETKEREAIKQWEVKWTENNEMH, from the coding sequence ATGACAAAAAGGACCTTGAGTATTAATAGATTTATGAAAAGCGCAGCTTCTTTTCTTGTTTTTCTTTTATTTGTAACTAACGGATACTGTAAAAACGATAAGGAAACCAAAACCGCATCGGCAGTACTGGAAAGACTTATTGGAAAACGGGCAAATGAATTTGACTTAATTATTGCTGAAAAAAAAGACTCCAATGAAACAGATTGGTTTGAAGTGGAAACAACAGCAGCAAACCGAGTTAGAATTACTGCCTCTTCGAATGTTGTGATTTGTTATGCTGCTTATAATTTTCTTAGAGATATTGGAGCAGTTTTAGTCAGCTGGGAGGGAAACAGAATCGATTTGCCTAAGAGCTGGCCAAAATATTCAAAAAAACAGTCTACACCTTTTAAATACAGGGAATATTTAAATGCCTGTACTTTTGGATACACTACTCCATGGTGGGACTGGAAACGCTGGGAACAGGAAATAGACTGGATGGCTTTTCATGGTATTAATCTGCCTACAGCATTGGAAGGGCAGGAAGCAGTATGGCAGCTGTTGTGGAAAGAATATGGGTTAACAGACAGTCAGTTACAGGCGCATTTTGCAGGACCTGCATTTTTGCCTTGGCAGCGAATGGGAAATATCAATGGTCTGGAAGGACCGCTGCCACAAGACTGGATAAATAAAAAAGAAATCGTTCAAAAACAGATACTGCAAAGAATGAAGGCATTAGGAATGCATCCTGTTGTACCTGCTTTTAGCGGCTACGTGCCAAAAGCATTTGCAGAAAAACACCCAAATTCAAAGATTAGTGAATTAAATTCCTGGTCAGGAGGAGGTTTTGAAAGTACTTATTTATTGGATTCTAAAGATCCTTTGTTTAAAGAAGTTGGTAAGCGTTTTATAGAAATTTACACAAAAGTTTATGGAGAGGCTGATTTCTACCTAGCCGATTCATTTAACGAAATAACACCGCCAGTTTCAAAAGAGCATAAAAACGAGGAACTGTCAGATTATGGAAAAACCATTTTTGAAACCATAAATGAAGCTGCTCCAAAAGCAACCTGGGTTATGCAGGGATGGCTTTTTGGGGACAATAAAGAATTTTGGACTAAAGAAGCTACTAAGGCTTTCTTAAGCAAAGTGCCAAACGATCGTTTAATGATTCAGGATTATGCAAATGACCGATATAAAGTATGGGAAAATCAAGAGGCTTTTTATGGAAAGCAATGGACCTATGGATATGTACATAATTATGGGGGATCCAATCCAGTTTACGGGGATTTAAATTTCTACAGAAACGAGCTGACAAGCTTATTGAACAATCCAAATAAAGGCAATGTTGCCGGCTACGGAGTAATGCCGGAAGGATTAAACAATAACTCAATAGTTTACGAATACATTTATGACCTTCCTTGGTCACAGGGTAAAGAATCTGTAAATGACTGGATGCATCAGTATCTAAAAGCCAGATACGGCAAAAAAACTTCTGCTCCTGTTTTTCAGGCTTGGCAATTGCTGTTAGAGTCCGTTTACAGCACTAAATACTGGGAAACGCGCTGGTGGAATGACTGGGCAGGAGCTTACCTGTTTTTTAAAAGACCTACATTAAAAATTACAGAATTTAAAGGAAATCCCGGAGATAAGAAAAAGCTTAAACAGGCTTTGGATATTCTGAAAAAAGAAGCTAAAAACTTCAGTAAAGAGAGCCTTTATAATTATGATCTGCTGGATGCATCCAGACATTATTATTCACTTATTATTGATGAACAGCTGATGGAGTGTGTCAAAGCTTATCAGTCAAAAGACATAAAAAAAGGCGATGAATTGTTTAAAAAAATCGAAAAGCATGCTTTGGATATTGATAATATGCTTTTGGGACAGCCTTTGAACAGCTTAAATAATTGGGTGAAATCGGCTTCTGATTACGGAAACACTCCTGATGAATCCAAATTGTATATAAAAAATGCAAAAACATTAATAACGCTTTGGGGCGGAGAAGGACATCTGAATGATTATGCATCAAGATCGTGGCGCGGTATGTATGCATCCTTTTATTGGCCAAGATGGAAAATGTTTTTACAGGATTTAAGAAAATCATCAGCCAATAACATTCCGTTTGATGAAACGAAAGAAAGAGAAGCCATAAAACAATGGGAAGTAAAGTGGACTGAAAACAATGAAATGCATTAG
- a CDS encoding RagB/SusD family nutrient uptake outer membrane protein: MKNILKYLGLPILMVGLLSSCENLDVPITTQLTPDVFPQNSAQYIQASGAVYTAFRGDFAFSWWWSQSITTDEAIMPARGGNWFDNRGYACQHYHDWTADNGVGPWGWAEAVIGTSNQTISILDKTMPAGSEKSTMIAELKTMRAISYFMLMDSYGGVPLDTVYGEFSSKARSSRTEVFNFIEKELKKAVPNLNPASGITTYGRPNKQTANAMLAKLYLNAEVYTGTQRYNDCIAACDAVINSGLYAVEPRSTYLQMFYPNNGPAMKEFIFAVPFDPSATTVGFNGQMYHARYDVPRSERAKFGLPFTPSAPRSTLPEFYANFDDVNDIRNNQWLTGLQYNSNGTPLTVSTTKKGYDQFYTGADGSAAYTYQVNLTPDIVLRQNPALFDCGNDEIAWNMGYRNIKFYPDNTSTSRNQNNDVPFLRYSDVLLMKAEAILRGGNPTLGQTALTLVNNVRTNRSTSAAWTSVALEDLYKERCREFAWEAWHRNDMIRFGKYEGKWGFKTNADTYRRIFPIPTYAKALNPSLDQNPGY, translated from the coding sequence ATGAAAAATATATTAAAATATTTAGGACTTCCAATACTTATGGTTGGCTTATTAAGTTCTTGCGAAAATCTTGATGTGCCAATTACGACGCAGCTTACACCAGATGTATTCCCCCAGAATTCAGCACAATATATTCAAGCTTCTGGTGCAGTATATACTGCCTTTCGCGGAGATTTTGCATTTTCTTGGTGGTGGTCACAGTCTATAACTACCGATGAAGCCATTATGCCTGCACGCGGTGGGAACTGGTTTGATAATAGAGGTTATGCCTGCCAGCATTACCATGATTGGACTGCAGACAATGGAGTTGGTCCTTGGGGCTGGGCAGAAGCTGTTATCGGAACGAGCAATCAGACCATTTCAATTTTAGATAAAACAATGCCGGCCGGTTCAGAAAAATCAACAATGATTGCCGAATTAAAAACAATGCGTGCTATTTCTTATTTTATGCTGATGGACTCTTATGGCGGTGTACCGCTGGACACGGTATATGGGGAATTTAGCTCTAAAGCAAGATCCAGCCGAACTGAAGTTTTCAATTTCATAGAAAAAGAATTGAAAAAAGCAGTTCCTAATTTAAATCCTGCATCTGGTATTACAACATACGGCAGACCAAATAAACAGACTGCCAATGCTATGCTTGCCAAATTATACTTGAATGCTGAGGTTTATACAGGAACACAGCGTTACAATGATTGTATTGCTGCTTGTGATGCGGTAATTAATTCTGGATTGTATGCCGTTGAGCCTAGAAGCACTTATCTTCAGATGTTTTATCCGAATAATGGTCCTGCAATGAAAGAATTTATTTTTGCTGTACCTTTTGATCCTTCAGCTACAACAGTAGGTTTCAATGGACAAATGTATCATGCGCGTTATGATGTCCCTCGTTCTGAAAGAGCAAAGTTCGGTCTTCCTTTTACGCCAAGTGCACCTAGAAGTACTCTGCCTGAATTTTATGCCAATTTTGATGATGTAAATGATATTCGTAACAATCAATGGTTAACAGGGTTGCAATATAATAGTAATGGTACTCCTTTAACTGTTAGTACAACCAAAAAAGGGTACGATCAGTTTTATACAGGAGCAGATGGTTCTGCTGCTTATACTTATCAGGTAAACTTAACACCAGACATCGTTCTTCGTCAGAATCCTGCTTTGTTTGACTGCGGAAATGATGAAATTGCCTGGAACATGGGTTATAGAAATATTAAATTTTATCCAGACAATACATCAACCAGCCGTAACCAAAATAATGATGTGCCGTTTTTACGCTATTCAGATGTTCTCTTGATGAAAGCAGAAGCAATTCTTCGCGGAGGTAATCCAACATTAGGACAAACAGCTCTTACATTGGTAAATAATGTACGTACTAATCGTTCTACTTCTGCAGCATGGACAAGTGTAGCTTTAGAAGATCTTTACAAAGAAAGATGCCGTGAATTCGCTTGGGAAGCATGGCATAGAAACGATATGATCCGTTTTGGTAAGTATGAAGGTAAATGGGGATTCAAAACAAATGCGGACACTTATCGCCGTATTTTCCCGATTCCAACTTATGCTAAGGCTTTAAATCCTTCTTTAGACCAGAATCCAGGATATTAA
- a CDS encoding SusC/RagA family TonB-linked outer membrane protein has product MEKLKILLFAFFVTLSFNSWAQKTEITGSVLDDKGMPLPGANVLENGGTNSAMTDFDGTFKISVSDKNAVLVVSFVGFVEQRVKLDGAKSKYTIRLTSTSTNLEQVVVVGYGRGTRKNLTTAVSSVKADQLNNGVIADVGQLLQGKVAGLNVSVSGDPTKTSSVVLRGASTLNSSQGPFYVVDGIPGVDISIISPEDIVTVDVLKDAAATAIYGNRAANGVIMVTTKRGSKDKTQVNYSNYFGFEKVSNQLDMMNADQLRAFTTKNNLSFTPENDKGANTDWQKEILRPGYANSMSHNLSLSGGGEHGNYFASVSYMDKEGVLIGNNFSRTIAHLAIEQNAFDDHVKFGLNVTNSNSVYNNVPQRNVVLLQSISHLPVSPVRNADGTYFENFIQTGYFNPVAMINHGVDDTKANNFVGSFTTEVKLPFGFSYNLNLSYQQLNSLHGEFYDSYYSKYNSANFYNNPDPPYTRSLVNFGVNGAALRNSYQTNNTIIESFLNWDKTFGNHKIKAVVGYSWQEDVLGDGFQATNTNFPVDDVSYNNLALGNYASVSGYRVDFGDSRAYQKKRLISEFARLNYNYKDKYLLQGSIRRDGGSVFGINNQWGYFPSVGGAWRIEKENFMQNQKFFTDLKLRGSWGETGNSSGFNAYTAQFISGSLGTFYYNGQQSGAYGPNQAANPDLNWEKTATANIGVDFTVLKGILSGSVDLYSKKTTDMIYNYSVNPVLVPVGSIVANGGNMTNKGVEVALSSTPIRTEKFSWTTSLNYSRNKNKITKLTNPYFIGGDSIRRVQPDGGGQTGSTLQIFKEGKPLGQFFTLQYAGKNAAGVSQYVAKDGTLTTNPQIGVDYHYAGSAQPKFLMGWDNNFTYKRFDLNIFFRGVFGNKIFNATRADLFRPSTAMTNNILVDAADESPNDLNAYKYSTRFIEDGSYIRLDNMTLGYDFGKVGKYIKKIRLYETVNNLFVITKYSGIDPEVEQGGTAPGVDSNNFYPKTRTFLFGLNVIF; this is encoded by the coding sequence ATGGAAAAACTTAAAATTTTATTATTCGCATTTTTTGTGACCTTGTCATTTAACAGCTGGGCACAAAAAACAGAAATTACAGGTTCGGTTTTGGACGATAAAGGTATGCCGCTTCCAGGAGCAAATGTACTTGAGAATGGTGGCACAAATAGTGCTATGACAGATTTTGACGGGACATTCAAAATATCTGTTTCAGATAAAAATGCTGTTTTGGTTGTTTCTTTTGTTGGTTTTGTAGAACAACGTGTCAAATTAGACGGAGCCAAATCAAAGTACACAATTAGATTAACTTCTACTTCAACTAACTTAGAGCAGGTTGTAGTAGTTGGGTATGGAAGAGGAACCCGTAAAAATTTAACGACAGCTGTTTCTTCTGTAAAAGCTGATCAGTTAAATAATGGTGTAATTGCAGACGTTGGTCAATTACTGCAGGGTAAAGTTGCTGGTTTGAATGTTTCGGTTAGCGGTGATCCTACAAAAACATCTTCAGTGGTTTTGCGCGGGGCTTCAACATTAAACAGTTCTCAAGGACCTTTTTATGTTGTAGATGGTATTCCTGGTGTTGATATTTCAATTATTTCGCCAGAGGATATTGTTACTGTTGATGTATTGAAAGATGCGGCTGCAACAGCTATTTATGGTAATCGTGCTGCCAATGGGGTTATTATGGTAACAACAAAAAGAGGAAGCAAAGATAAAACTCAGGTTAATTACAGCAATTATTTTGGTTTCGAAAAGGTTTCAAACCAGCTTGACATGATGAATGCAGATCAGTTAAGAGCATTTACGACTAAAAATAATTTAAGTTTTACCCCTGAAAATGATAAAGGAGCAAATACAGATTGGCAGAAAGAAATCCTTAGACCTGGATATGCTAATTCAATGAGCCATAACCTTTCATTAAGCGGCGGCGGTGAGCATGGTAACTATTTTGCAAGTGTAAGCTATATGGACAAAGAAGGAGTTCTTATTGGGAATAACTTTTCAAGAACAATTGCACACTTAGCGATAGAACAAAATGCTTTCGATGATCATGTTAAATTTGGTTTGAATGTAACCAATTCGAATAGTGTTTACAATAACGTCCCTCAGCGTAACGTGGTACTTTTACAATCAATTAGCCACCTTCCAGTTTCACCGGTAAGAAATGCAGACGGAACTTATTTTGAAAACTTCATTCAAACAGGTTATTTCAATCCTGTTGCGATGATTAATCATGGTGTTGATGATACGAAAGCAAATAATTTTGTTGGTAGTTTCACTACTGAGGTAAAACTTCCTTTTGGATTTTCTTATAACTTAAATCTTTCTTATCAGCAGTTAAATTCACTGCATGGTGAGTTTTATGACAGCTATTATTCAAAATATAATAGTGCCAATTTTTACAATAACCCAGATCCACCGTATACACGTTCATTGGTGAATTTTGGAGTAAATGGAGCAGCTTTAAGAAATTCATACCAAACAAATAATACTATTATTGAAAGTTTCTTGAATTGGGATAAAACTTTTGGTAATCACAAAATCAAAGCAGTTGTGGGGTATTCATGGCAGGAAGATGTTTTGGGTGACGGATTTCAGGCAACAAACACAAATTTCCCTGTAGATGATGTTAGCTATAACAACCTTGCTTTAGGTAACTATGCTTCAGTTTCTGGTTACAGAGTTGATTTTGGAGATAGCAGAGCGTATCAGAAAAAACGTTTGATTTCTGAATTTGCACGTTTGAATTACAATTACAAAGATAAATACCTTTTACAAGGATCTATAAGAAGAGACGGCGGATCAGTATTTGGAATCAATAATCAATGGGGTTATTTCCCTTCTGTAGGTGGTGCATGGAGAATTGAAAAAGAAAATTTCATGCAGAATCAAAAGTTTTTTACTGATTTGAAACTTCGCGGAAGCTGGGGTGAAACAGGAAACTCTTCTGGATTCAACGCTTATACTGCTCAATTTATTTCAGGAAGTTTAGGAACATTCTATTATAACGGACAGCAATCTGGTGCTTATGGACCAAATCAGGCGGCTAATCCAGATTTGAATTGGGAAAAAACAGCTACTGCAAATATTGGTGTTGATTTTACAGTATTAAAAGGTATATTGTCAGGTTCTGTTGATTTGTATAGCAAGAAAACTACGGATATGATTTATAATTATTCTGTAAATCCAGTACTTGTTCCAGTAGGATCAATTGTTGCAAACGGCGGTAATATGACAAACAAAGGTGTTGAGGTTGCTTTGAGCAGTACTCCAATTAGAACTGAAAAATTTAGCTGGACAACAAGTTTGAATTATTCACGCAACAAAAATAAAATTACTAAATTGACAAATCCATATTTTATTGGAGGAGATTCAATACGAAGAGTACAGCCAGACGGTGGCGGACAAACAGGAAGTACTTTGCAGATTTTCAAAGAAGGAAAACCTCTTGGACAGTTCTTTACGCTTCAATATGCAGGAAAAAATGCAGCGGGTGTTTCTCAGTATGTTGCCAAAGACGGAACTTTAACAACAAACCCGCAGATTGGTGTAGATTACCATTATGCAGGAAGTGCACAGCCTAAATTTTTGATGGGATGGGATAATAATTTCACATACAAAAGATTTGATTTGAACATATTTTTCCGTGGGGTATTTGGTAATAAAATTTTCAACGCAACTCGTGCTGATTTATTCAGACCAAGTACTGCAATGACTAATAATATTCTAGTAGATGCTGCAGATGAATCACCAAATGACCTTAATGCTTATAAATATTCGACTCGTTTTATAGAAGACGGCAGTTACATCCGATTAGACAATATGACTCTTGGATATGATTTTGGTAAAGTTGGTAAATACATCAAAAAAATCCGCTTGTATGAAACAGTAAATAATCTGTTTGTTATTACTAAGTATTCTGGAATTGATCCTGAAGTAGAACAAGGAGGAACAGCTCCGGGTGTAGATTCAAATAACTTTTATCCAAAAACCAGAACCTTTTTGTTTGGTTTGAATGTGATATTCTAA